CGGTGCCGCCGACCAGAGCCGGCTGGTCCGTGACCTCATTCAGGGGCATGACACGCACGGCCGCAAGTTCGACCCCGACCGGGTGCTCTGGCTGATCTCCGACGCCAAGAACCGCCTGGTTCCCCCCGAGCAGTTCACCGTCCGCCACCAGGACGAGTACGAGTACCTGGCCGCCGAGATCTATCCGCGCTACCAGAAGTCGCTCAAGGCCTTCAACGCCATCGACTTCGACGACATCATCATGCTCACCGTTCGCCTCTTCCGCGAGCACCCGGACGTGCTGGCCAAGTACCAGGAGCGCTTCCGCTACCTCATGGTCGACGAATACCAGGACACCAACGCCGCCCAGTACCTGCTGCTGCGCTTCCTGGCGGAAAAGCATCGCAATCTCTGCGTGGTCGGTGACGACGACCAGTCGATCTACGGTTGGCGCGGTGCTGACCTCGGCAACATCCTCGGCTTCGAGCGGGACTTTCCCGGCACCCGGGTGATCAAGCTCGAGCAGAACTACCGCTCTACCGGCAACATCCTGGCCGCGGCCAACGCGGTGATCAAAAACAACCGCCAGCGCAAGGAAAAGGCGCTCTGGACCGCCGACGGCGCCGGCCCGCCGATCGACTACCTGCTCTGCGCTGACGAGGAGGATGAGGCGCGCACCGTGGTCGAGCGCATCCACGCCGCCCGCTTCCGTGAGAACCTCGCCTACCGCGACTTCGCCATCCTCTACCGCACCAACGTCCAGTCGCGGGCCTTCGAGGAGCAGCTGCGCTACGAAAACATCCCCTACGTGCTGATCGGCGGCCAGCAGTTTTTCGACCGCAAGGAGGTCAAGGACACGGTCGCCTACTTCAAGGTCCTGGTCAATTCCCGCGACGAGGTCAACCTGCTGCGGATTCTCAATTTCCCCCGGCGCGGCATCGGCGAAACGACCGCCGACCGGCTGATCCGGGCTTCGGCGGAACAGGCGCGGCCGCTTTGGGAGGTGATGCGGGAGCCGGCCGGCATCGAGGACCTGGGGGAGAAATCGCTCGCCGCCATCGCCGAGTTCGTCACCTTGCTGGAGGGGTACCGGGAGCGGTTCCGGCGCTGCCGCCACCTGGCCGAGCTGGGGCGGGAGTTCCTGGAGACGCTCAAGATCGAGGACGAACTCTACCGCACTGCCGACGACCCGGCCAGGGCCAGGCGCCGCGTCGAGAACGTCGCCGAGGTGGTCAACGCCATGGCTTCCTACGAGGAACGCGATGAGAAGCCGACCCTGGCCGGCTTTCTGGAGAAGGTCTCCCTGCTCGACCGCGACGACCCCGGCCGCGGCAGCAAGGAACAGAAGCTCGCCCAGGACGCGGTGATCCTGATGAGCCTGCATTCGAGCAAGGGGCTGGAGTTCCCGCACGTCTTTCTGGTGGGGCTGGAGGAAGAGTATCTGCCACACAAAAAGTCGGTGGGAGAAGGGGTCGACGTCGACGAGGAGCGGCGTCTCTGCTACGTCGGCATCACCCGTGCCCGGCGCAGCCTGACCCTGCTCGGCGCTGCCCGGCGCAAGAAGTACGGCAAGATGCAGCCGCGCGAGCCGAGCCGTTTTCTGCAGGAAATCCCCGGAGAAGTGCTGCGGGAACTGGCGGGGGAGGCGAAGCCGGCCGCCAGCGGGGCGGAGCAGGAGAAGGCCGCCGGCAACTTCTTCGCCGGCATCAAGGCGCTGCTGGGGGAGTGACCTCAGAAGGCTCCGAGGTACCCCAGCGCCGCCGCGCCCAGCCCGGTGGCGCCCACCACCAGCCAGGGGGGCGTTTTCCATAGAGTCAGCAGGCCGAAGGCGGTGAGGGCGAGGATGAAATCGCCGGCCGAGAGGATGCCGCTGGACCAGACGGGATCGTAGAAGGCCGCCAGGAGAAGGCCGACCACGGAGGCGTTCACCCCGAGCAGGGCCAATCGGACCTGGCGGTTTTTCCGCAGGGCTTCCCAGAACGGGAGCACTCCCACGACCAGCAGGAAGGAGGGGAGGAAGATGGCCAGCAGGCAGAGGAGGCCTCCGGTCCAGCCGTTGGGGGTGATCTGCGAGGCGGCGCCCAGGTAGGCGGCGAAGGTGAACAGCGGTCCCGGCACCGCCTGGGCGGCCCCGTATCCCGCCAGGAAGAGGTCTTTGCTGATCCAGCCCGGATTGACGACTTCAGCCTGCAGCAGCGGCAGCACCACATGCCCGCCGCCGAACACCAGGGAACCCGTGCGATAGAAGCTGTCGGCCAGCACCAGGGCCTGCTGGCCACTGCGGGCGGCCAGGGGAAGCAGGAGCAGCAGGAGGCAAAACAGGCCGAGGCAGGCGATGGCGGTTTTCCGGCCGGGCGCGAACAGATGGGGCTCATGGTTCGCCGGGCCCTCCGGCTGCAGGCAGAGCAGGCCGAGGATGGCGCCGGCGGCGATGGCAACGAGCTGGCCGAAAACGCCCGGCCAGGCGAGGGTGAGCACCGCCGCCAGGATGGCCAGGGTCCCCCGGGGACGGTCGGGACACAACGCCCGGGCCATCCCCCAGATGGCCTGGGCGACCACCGCCACCGCCACCACCTTGAGGCCGTGCAGCCAGCCCGCGTGGACCGCCGTCTCGTCCAGGGAGGTCACGCCGTAGGCGAAGAGGATGAGGGCCAGGGCCGAGGGAAACGTGAATCCGAGCCAGGCCGCCAGTCCGCCGCGCAGCCCCGCCTGGGAAATGCCGATGCCGATGCCGACCTGACTGCTGGCCGGACCCGGAAGAAACTGGCAGAGGGCGACCAGGTCGGCATAGGTGTCTTCACGCAGGCACCGGCGGCGCATGACGAATTCGTCACGGAAATAGCCCAGGTGGGCGACCGGGCCGCCGAAGGAGGTCAGTCCGAGCTTGAGAAAGGCCAGAAACACCCGGCCGACGGAAAGCTTCTCTTGCCGTTCACTCATCTTTTTTCTTTTCCTCTGCTGCTTTCGAAGGGCTGTCCGCCCCGCCGATCTCTTTGTTCAGTTCAGCAACCTGCCGGCCGATCAGCGCCAGCACCTCTCCCCCTTTTTCCGTCAGGTAGTATTTTCTCGGGGCCCGCGGCCCGCGCTTCGGATCGACCTCGCTGCGCAGCCAGCCGTTGCCTTCCATGCGCTGCAGCATGGGATAGAGCGTCCCCGGGCTGACGTCGTAGCCGTGCCGGCGCAGCTCCTTGAGCAGCCACTGCCCCACCACCGGCCCCTCGGCGGCGTGGTGCAGGATGTGGACCTTCCAGAATCCGAGAAGGATTTCCCGGTTCAGGGCCTTCAGGTCTTCGGGGTTCAGATTCATATCGAAAATCGTAGTCGATTATCGTAATAAAAATCAACCCCCCTTTTTATTCCGCAAATTTACAGAAAAAGCGGGATTCATGATTTCAGATAATTATGGAAAGGGGCCGTTTCCGGGGTGGCGAGCTATCCTTACCCGGGCTTTGCCGGTTTGCAGGGCAAAGCGGAACGGCGTTGACAAGGAGCGCAAGGAGCGCTTAATGTCACTTGCCAATTTGTCTGCCTCCGGGCAATACGGTTGCCGGGATTTCATGCAGTATCAGGCAGAGGATGTCCTTCCTCAATTCGAATTGACCATTCGAAAGAGGCACCGTGAAAGTTAGCGGGCGCGGCGAATCCGTCATCGGCGCGGAAGAGCGGGGCCGGGCCGAGGACAAGGCACCGGTGGGAGACTGAAGCATGCCGCAGGAGCTGGGTGATTTTTTCACCTTTCTTATCTTTCTCTTCTATGGTCTGGTTTTCTTTACCACCGGCGTGGCCATCACCTCCAAGGTCACCCGCGGCAGCAAGCTGAAGATTGCCCGCTATCTTCCGCTCTTTGCGATTTTCGCCTTTGTTCACGCCATCCACGAATGGCTGGTGCTTTTTCTCTACCTCGAATGGCCGGCCCTGCCGAAGGAAATGCTGCCGATCATCAGCCGGTTGCGGCTGGTGCCGGTTTCCATCTCCTACGTCTTTCTGCTGCTGTTCGGTTATTTCGTACTGCAGGCAGTCTATCCGCAGAAACGAAGGATCCTGCAGATTGTCGCCCTCTCGCTGCCGGTCGTTCTCTTCTTTAGTCTGCTGTATGCCGGCTTTGAAGGTGAGGCGGGTTTCTTCCGCTTCGCCGCCATGCGGATACGCAACCTGCTCGGGTTTCCAGGCGCCCTCGCCGCCGGTCTCGGTTTGATCGGCTATGCCGGCACCATCCGCGAGACGAGCGGCAAGGTGGCGCGCAACTTTACCGGCGCCGGCATCGCCCTCATCGTCTACGGCATTTTCGCCGGGCTGGTTCCGACCGGCACCATCCTGCCGCTGGGGGTGCGGGTGGAGCTGATTCGGGGCGTGACCGGCATGTTCATCCTGCACTTCCTGATGAACGCCCTGCATATCTTCGACCTCGAGCGTGAGGAGCTTATCGAGGAGCGTATGCAGCGCTTTGCCCAGACGGAGAAACTCACCTCCCTTGGCAAGCTGGCGGCCGGGATCGCCCACGAGATCAACAACCCGCTGGCCAACGTCTCGCTGAATGTGGAAATGCTGAAAAAATCCCTTGCCGGGGCAGCAGCCGGTGAGGCGTACGAAAAACGATTCACCGCCATCGAGCGGAGCCTGGGGCGGGCCTCCCGCATCGCCCGCGAACTTCTTGCCTTTTCCCGCCACGACGACAAGGAAGAGCATGCCGAATCCCTCGATCTCAACGAGGTGCTCCGGGATACCCTGACTCTGGTCGGCCCCCGCCGGCACGACTACCGCTTCGAGCTGACGCTGAATCCGCTACCCATGGTGCGGGGAATTCCCTGGAAGCTCGAGGAAGTCTTTCTGAACGTGATCATCAACGCCATGGAGGCGACTGCCGCCGGCGGCGAAATTGCCATTTCCACCCGCACCGACGGGGCGGAGGCCGTGGTCGAAATTACCGACACCGGGATCGGCATCCCTCCCGAGAATATCCGCTCGATTTTCGACCCGTTTTTCACCACCAAAGAGGTCGGCAAGGGGACCGGCCTCGGGCTC
This genomic window from Desulfuromonadales bacterium contains:
- a CDS encoding ATP-binding protein, with product MPQELGDFFTFLIFLFYGLVFFTTGVAITSKVTRGSKLKIARYLPLFAIFAFVHAIHEWLVLFLYLEWPALPKEMLPIISRLRLVPVSISYVFLLLFGYFVLQAVYPQKRRILQIVALSLPVVLFFSLLYAGFEGEAGFFRFAAMRIRNLLGFPGALAAGLGLIGYAGTIRETSGKVARNFTGAGIALIVYGIFAGLVPTGTILPLGVRVELIRGVTGMFILHFLMNALHIFDLEREELIEERMQRFAQTEKLTSLGKLAAGIAHEINNPLANVSLNVEMLKKSLAGAAAGEAYEKRFTAIERSLGRASRIARELLAFSRHDDKEEHAESLDLNEVLRDTLTLVGPRRHDYRFELTLNPLPMVRGIPWKLEEVFLNVIINAMEATAAGGEIAISTRTDGAEAVVEITDTGIGIPPENIRSIFDPFFTTKEVGKGTGLGLSICFGIMERHGGRIDVTSKPGTGTALTLVFPAGGDDDA
- the chrA gene encoding chromate efflux transporter encodes the protein MSERQEKLSVGRVFLAFLKLGLTSFGGPVAHLGYFRDEFVMRRRCLREDTYADLVALCQFLPGPASSQVGIGIGISQAGLRGGLAAWLGFTFPSALALILFAYGVTSLDETAVHAGWLHGLKVVAVAVVAQAIWGMARALCPDRPRGTLAILAAVLTLAWPGVFGQLVAIAAGAILGLLCLQPEGPANHEPHLFAPGRKTAIACLGLFCLLLLLLPLAARSGQQALVLADSFYRTGSLVFGGGHVVLPLLQAEVVNPGWISKDLFLAGYGAAQAVPGPLFTFAAYLGAASQITPNGWTGGLLCLLAIFLPSFLLVVGVLPFWEALRKNRQVRLALLGVNASVVGLLLAAFYDPVWSSGILSAGDFILALTAFGLLTLWKTPPWLVVGATGLGAAALGYLGAF
- a CDS encoding UvrD-helicase domain-containing protein, with translation MDLSSLNKEQLAAVRHAEGPLLLLAGAGSGKTRVITCRIAFLLRERGVPADQLLAVTFTNKAAREMQERVEELVGRKSARGMGISTFHSLCVRILKEDIERLGYKKNFSIYGAADQSRLVRDLIQGHDTHGRKFDPDRVLWLISDAKNRLVPPEQFTVRHQDEYEYLAAEIYPRYQKSLKAFNAIDFDDIIMLTVRLFREHPDVLAKYQERFRYLMVDEYQDTNAAQYLLLRFLAEKHRNLCVVGDDDQSIYGWRGADLGNILGFERDFPGTRVIKLEQNYRSTGNILAAANAVIKNNRQRKEKALWTADGAGPPIDYLLCADEEDEARTVVERIHAARFRENLAYRDFAILYRTNVQSRAFEEQLRYENIPYVLIGGQQFFDRKEVKDTVAYFKVLVNSRDEVNLLRILNFPRRGIGETTADRLIRASAEQARPLWEVMREPAGIEDLGEKSLAAIAEFVTLLEGYRERFRRCRHLAELGREFLETLKIEDELYRTADDPARARRRVENVAEVVNAMASYEERDEKPTLAGFLEKVSLLDRDDPGRGSKEQKLAQDAVILMSLHSSKGLEFPHVFLVGLEEEYLPHKKSVGEGVDVDEERRLCYVGITRARRSLTLLGAARRKKYGKMQPREPSRFLQEIPGEVLRELAGEAKPAASGAEQEKAAGNFFAGIKALLGE
- a CDS encoding PadR family transcriptional regulator, which translates into the protein MNLNPEDLKALNREILLGFWKVHILHHAAEGPVVGQWLLKELRRHGYDVSPGTLYPMLQRMEGNGWLRSEVDPKRGPRAPRKYYLTEKGGEVLALIGRQVAELNKEIGGADSPSKAAEEKKKDE